A single Cellulomonas sp. SLBN-39 DNA region contains:
- a CDS encoding PAS domain S-box protein: MLAAALVEQAHGPVFAKDLHGRFVVANAAAHRALGVAPGHLVGRRLEDVTPTVVHEDALRNDAAVLSHGPQVFTESVPGVHGARDFVVAKFPITDDDGEVRSIGAVALDVSTSEWLRAELAITQEQYRVLAESATTGVLVTAGPDHVVRWCNLAAARMHGVARVDKLVGRSLLETVDPLEREEMRAQYASVLTGEPLETRAYRVLNPGTDRERQGVVDLRARRMQWDGEPAVVTELLDVTDQAEDAERVARSERRLSSLFAQAPVGYFEAGTDGRLHAVNHRLALLLGREVEDWAGRMVEDLLVPGDRAALRARLRRATAGEQDEGGTAWSLRTATGQHVPVQVHLSPVRDDDGAVDRLAGVVLDDRKAERYRTEAVERGRRLEQLVRAMPDAVLICSQDGTITQVNDQAEALFGYPPGEMVGLAVETLVPVERAERHVRHRDRFVATSHAAPMSTGLDIEALTRDGRRIPVEVLLSAVTLGTGPAVVASVRDMTASRRLSQELAHSRDLLAGVLDAATEQAVVAIDLDGVVEVFNSGAELLLQCPAAEAVGRRLDEFVEPGDLAALFADAPDERWAGVARAVTTSTRTTPRRYVTRAGTVRDVLQSITVRHGAGGVVGLVVVATDVTDRLAREAALADSEQRFRLAFDHATTGMALADLSSGVPGRFLQVNQALCDLVRYSEGELLGADLTAITHPDDLDATTAVLDDLRTGRLGSARREVRYRRADGATIWVDESLAVVLDAHGTPAYVVAQHQDVTGRKVAEEALTRAAMHDGLTGLANRALLVDHVTQEVARMRRDGGGLGLIYLDLDNFKDVNDSLGHEAGDALLVEIAGRLRRCVRDVDTAARLGGDEFVVLCTGLTSIDELVALAQRIERALALDIIVGATSLSVTVSAGLVFRDDTDVDAEDLLRDADAAMYQAKRNGGHRYEVADPALQARALRQLSLEAELRQALREAEGGTAVPGTGLSLVYQPSYDTRTGSIVACEALLRWQHPTRGLLSPDAFLDVAEERALMWPLGLWIMRTAVRQAATWYARLGAAAPQMWVNVSAGQLGKNLLAERTLQLLVDHGLPTDRLCVEITERQVVRGAHSTTGDLSVLRAAGVDVAIDDFGTGHAGMDYLRRLPVTVMKIDRSFVNDVTLDEAHAALAASMVAMGRSMDLKIVAEGVETAAQHDVVVALGCDLEQGFWLARPMPADDVERLLTGVA; encoded by the coding sequence GTGGCTGCGCGCGGAGCTGGCGATCACCCAGGAGCAGTACCGCGTGCTCGCCGAGTCCGCCACCACGGGCGTGCTCGTCACCGCCGGCCCGGACCACGTGGTGCGCTGGTGCAACCTCGCGGCGGCACGCATGCACGGCGTCGCACGGGTCGACAAGCTCGTCGGCCGGTCGCTGCTCGAGACGGTCGACCCGCTGGAGCGCGAGGAGATGCGTGCGCAGTACGCGAGCGTCCTCACCGGCGAGCCGCTGGAGACCCGCGCCTACCGGGTCCTGAACCCGGGCACCGACCGCGAGCGCCAGGGCGTCGTCGACCTGCGGGCGCGGCGCATGCAGTGGGACGGCGAGCCCGCGGTGGTGACCGAGCTCCTCGACGTGACCGACCAGGCCGAGGACGCCGAGCGCGTCGCCCGCTCCGAGCGCCGTCTCTCGTCGCTGTTCGCGCAGGCGCCCGTGGGCTACTTCGAGGCGGGGACCGACGGACGTCTGCACGCGGTGAACCACCGCCTGGCGCTGCTGCTGGGCCGCGAGGTGGAGGACTGGGCCGGACGCATGGTCGAGGACCTCCTCGTCCCGGGCGACCGTGCCGCGCTGCGGGCGCGGCTGCGCCGGGCCACGGCCGGGGAGCAGGACGAGGGCGGGACCGCGTGGTCGCTGCGCACCGCGACCGGCCAGCACGTGCCGGTGCAGGTCCACCTCTCCCCTGTGCGGGACGACGACGGCGCGGTGGACCGGCTCGCGGGCGTGGTGCTCGACGACCGGAAGGCGGAGCGGTACCGGACGGAGGCCGTCGAGCGCGGCCGCCGCCTCGAGCAGCTCGTCCGCGCGATGCCGGACGCGGTCCTCATCTGCAGCCAGGACGGGACGATCACCCAGGTCAACGACCAGGCGGAGGCCCTGTTCGGGTACCCGCCGGGCGAGATGGTCGGCCTGGCCGTCGAGACGCTCGTGCCGGTCGAGCGGGCCGAGCGCCACGTGCGGCACCGCGACCGCTTCGTCGCGACGTCCCACGCGGCGCCCATGTCGACCGGCCTGGACATCGAGGCGCTCACGCGCGACGGGCGCCGCATCCCCGTCGAGGTGCTCCTGAGCGCGGTGACGCTCGGGACGGGGCCGGCGGTGGTCGCGTCGGTGCGCGACATGACCGCCTCGCGCCGGCTCAGCCAGGAGCTGGCCCACTCGCGCGACCTGCTGGCGGGGGTGCTGGACGCGGCGACCGAGCAGGCGGTCGTCGCGATCGACCTCGACGGGGTCGTCGAGGTGTTCAACTCCGGCGCCGAGCTGCTGCTGCAGTGCCCGGCCGCGGAGGCTGTCGGCCGGCGTCTGGACGAGTTCGTCGAGCCCGGCGACCTGGCCGCGCTGTTCGCCGACGCCCCGGACGAGCGCTGGGCGGGTGTCGCGCGGGCGGTGACGACGTCGACCCGGACGACGCCGCGCCGCTACGTCACGCGCGCGGGGACGGTCCGGGACGTGCTGCAGTCGATCACGGTGCGCCACGGCGCCGGCGGCGTCGTGGGGCTGGTCGTCGTGGCGACCGACGTGACGGACCGCCTGGCGCGCGAGGCCGCGCTCGCCGACTCCGAGCAGCGGTTCCGCCTCGCCTTCGACCACGCGACCACGGGCATGGCGCTGGCGGACCTGTCGAGCGGCGTGCCGGGCCGTTTCCTGCAGGTCAACCAGGCGCTGTGCGACCTGGTCCGGTACAGCGAGGGCGAGCTGCTGGGCGCCGACCTGACGGCGATCACGCACCCCGACGACCTCGACGCGACCACCGCGGTGCTGGACGACCTGCGCACCGGGCGGCTGGGCTCCGCACGGCGCGAGGTGCGGTACCGGCGGGCCGACGGCGCGACGATCTGGGTCGACGAGTCGCTCGCGGTGGTGCTCGACGCCCACGGGACGCCCGCGTACGTCGTCGCCCAGCACCAGGACGTCACGGGCCGCAAGGTCGCCGAGGAGGCCCTCACGCGGGCGGCGATGCACGACGGGCTGACGGGGCTGGCCAACCGGGCGCTCCTGGTCGACCACGTCACGCAGGAGGTCGCCCGGATGCGACGCGACGGCGGCGGCCTGGGCCTGATCTACCTCGACCTGGACAACTTCAAGGACGTCAACGACTCGCTGGGCCACGAGGCGGGCGACGCGCTGCTCGTGGAGATCGCCGGTCGGCTGCGCCGGTGCGTGCGCGACGTGGACACCGCGGCCCGGCTGGGCGGCGACGAGTTCGTCGTGCTGTGCACGGGCCTGACCTCGATCGACGAGCTGGTCGCGCTGGCGCAGCGCATCGAGCGCGCGCTCGCCCTCGACATCATCGTGGGCGCGACGTCGCTGTCGGTCACCGTGAGCGCAGGGCTGGTGTTCCGCGACGACACCGACGTCGACGCCGAGGACCTGCTGCGCGACGCGGACGCGGCGATGTACCAGGCCAAGCGCAACGGCGGGCACCGCTACGAGGTCGCCGACCCCGCGCTGCAGGCCCGTGCGCTGCGGCAGCTCTCGCTCGAGGCCGAGCTGCGGCAGGCGCTGCGCGAGGCGGAGGGAGGGACCGCCGTGCCGGGCACGGGGCTGTCGCTGGTCTACCAGCCGTCGTACGACACGCGGACGGGGAGCATCGTCGCGTGCGAGGCGCTGCTGCGGTGGCAGCACCCCACGCGCGGGCTGCTCTCGCCCGACGCGTTCCTCGACGTGGCCGAGGAGCGTGCCCTCATGTGGCCGCTGGGTCTGTGGATCATGCGCACCGCGGTCCGTCAGGCCGCCACCTGGTACGCCCGGCTCGGTGCCGCTGCGCCGCAGATGTGGGTCAACGTGTCGGCGGGGCAGCTCGGCAAGAACCTGCTCGCGGAGCGCACGCTGCAGCTGCTCGTCGACCACGGCCTGCCCACCGACCGCCTGTGCGTCGAGATCACCGAGCGGCAGGTCGTGCGGGGCGCGCACTCGACGACGGGCGACCTGTCGGTCCTGCGCGCGGCGGGCGTGGACGTCGCGATCGACGACTTCGGCACCGGGCACGCCGGGATGGACTACCTGCGGCGCCTGCCGGTCACGGTCATGAAGATCGACCGCAGCTTCGTCAACGACGTCACGCTCGACGAGGCGCACGCCGCGCTCGCCGCGTCGATGGTCGCGATGGGCCGCTCGATGGACCTGAAGATCGTCGCCGAAGGGGTCGAGACGGCCGCCCAGCACGACGTCGTGGTGGCCCTGGGCTGCGACCTCGAGCAGGGCTTCTGGCTCGCGCGGCCGATGCCGGCGGACGACGTCGAGCGGCTCCTGACAGGGGTGGCGTGA